One window of the Pyrus communis chromosome 17, drPyrComm1.1, whole genome shotgun sequence genome contains the following:
- the LOC137721818 gene encoding uncharacterized protein translates to MAATTSSSTSAEALPNLRIVVESNPSNSRLSELGINSWPKWGCPPGKYTLKFDAAETCYLLKGKVKVYPRKGSSSSDEEFVEFGAGDLVTIPKGLSCTWDVSVAIDKHYKFDSS, encoded by the exons ATGGCAGCAACAACATCATCAAGTACTTCTGCAGAAGCACTTCCCAATCTAAGAATCGTAGTAGAAAGCAACCCTTCCAATTCACGATTATCTGAGTTGGGTATTAACTCATGGCCCAA ATGGGGATGTCCACCGGGGAAGTACACATTGAAGTTTGATGCAGCGGAGACATGTTATCTGTTGAAAGGCAAGGTGAAGGTTTACCCTAGAAAAGGCTCGTCGTCATCTGATGAGGAGTTTGTAGAGTTTGGTGCTGGAGACCTTGTGACCATTCCCAAGGGACTCAGTTGCACATGGGACGTCTCAGTTGCTATTGATAAACACTACAAATTCGATTCTTCATGA
- the LOC137722756 gene encoding receptor like protein kinase S.2-like, whose product MMIEIKIKVSQKGFWKKLLNDAVRKFRKDDAIEEFLDAYKILMPRRYSYSDIKKITMDFKDKLRVGAYGTVFKGELSDGLRVAVKMLRKSKGDGQDFINEVATIGRIHHVNVVQLIGFCSERSKRALVYDFMPNGSLDKYIFSEKETGVVLGWDRMHEIALEVAGAIKYLHEGCDIQILHFDIKPHNILLDENLNAKISDFDLVRFSPRDRNTLSLSGARGTMGYMAPELFYTNLGGVSYKADVYSFGMLLMEMTSRRKNLNACVENSSQIYFPLWIYDQLEKGLSVEIVDACENDKKVAKKMIMVALWCIQLKPADRPSMSKVIEMLEGEVEALQMPPKPLLYPQEMLMEDPVDDTDSEEDAISMEVVPLKQLSQGVYSKKFRKDEAVEEFLDAYKDLMPRRYSYSDINKITMDFKDKLGQGGFGSVFKGELSDGHRVAVKLLSGSKDEGQDFINEVAIIGRIHHVNVVQLIGFSSEKSKRALVYDFMPKGSLEKYIFSEKETGVVLGWDRMHEIARGVARAIEYLHEGCDVQILHFDIKPHNILLDENFTAKISDFGLARFSPRDHNTLSLTAPRGTMGYIAPEMFYRNLGGVSYKADVYSFGMLLMEMTGRRKNLNAHAQNSSQIYFPSWINDQLEKGLSVEIVDACENDKKVAKKMIMVALWCIQLKPADRPSMSKVVEMLEGEVEALQMPPKPFFCPQEMPMQDPVDDTDREEDTISMV is encoded by the coding sequence ATGATGATTGAGATAAAAATTAAAGTCAGTCAAAAAGGCTTTTGGAAAAAGCTCCTGAATGATGCAGTTCGAAAGTTCCGAAAGGACGACGCAATTGAAGAATTCTTGGATGCATATAAGATTCTTATGCCCAGAAGGTATTCATATTCAGATATTAAGAAGATTACAATGGATTTCAAGGATAAACTCAGAGTGGGGGCCTATGGTACCGTCTTCAAAGGAGAGCTGTCGGATGGTCTTCGTGTTGCAGTAAAGATGTTGAGGAAATCCAAAGGTGATGGGCAAGATTTCATCAATGAAGTTGCCACAATTGGAAGAATCCATCATGTCAATGTGGTGCAACTAATTGGATTCTGTTCTGAGAGATCGAAAAGAGCTCTTGTTTACGACTTCATGCCTAATGGATCCCTcgacaaatatatattttcggAGAAGGAAACAGGTGTTGTTCTTGGTTGGGATAGAATGCACGAGATAGCTCTCGAGGTGGCTGGTGCAATCAAATATCTACACGAGGGATGTGATATACAAATTCTACACTTCGACATCAAACCGCACAACATTCTTCTTGATGAGAACCTCAATGCTAAAATCTCCGACTTTGATCTTGTAAGATTTTCCCCTAGAGATCGTAACACTCTTTCTCTTAGCGGCGCAAGAGGCACGATGGGATATATGGCTCCAGAACTGTTCTACACAAACCTCGGAGGTGTTTCGTACAAAGCTGATGTTTATAGCTTCGGAATGTTGCTAATGGAAATGACCAGTCGGAGGAAGAACTTGAATGCATGTGTAGAAAATTCAAGCCAAATATACTTCCCTCTCTGGATTTATGATCAACTAGAAAAGGGATTGAGTGTTGAAATTGTTGATGCCTGTGAGAATGATAAGAAAGTAGCCAAGAAGATGATCATGGTTGCATTGTGGTGCATACAACTGAAGCCGGCGGATCGCCCTTCCATGAGCAAAGTCATAGAGATGCTTGAAGGTGAAGTCGAAGCCTTGCAGATGCCTCCGAAGCCTTTACTCTATCCCCAAGAGATGCTGATGGAAGATCCGGTTGATGACACGGACAGTGAAGAGGATGCGATCTCCATGGAAGTAGTTCCTCTAAAACAACTGAGTCAAGGAGTCTATTCGAAAAAATTCCGAAAGGACGAGGCGGTTGAAGAATTCTTGGATGCATACAAGGATCTTATGCCCAGAAGGTATTCATATTCAGATATTAACAAGATTACAATGGATTTCAAAGATAAACTCGGACAGGGGGGCTTTGGTTCCGTTTTCAAAGGAGAGCTGTCGGATGGTCATCGTGTTGCAGTCAAGCTGTTGAGTGGATCCAAAGATGAAGGGCAAGATTTCATCAATGAAGTTGCCATAATTGGAAGAATCCATCATGTCAATGTGGTGCAACTAATTGGATTCTCTTCTGAGAAATCGAAAAGAGCTCTTGTTTACGACTTCATGCCTAAAGGATCCCtcgaaaaatatatattttcagaGAAGGAAACAGGCGTTGTTCTTGGTTGGGATAGAATGCATGAGATAGCTCGTGGGGTGGCTCGTGCGATCGAATATCTACACGAGGGATGTGATGTGCAAATTCTACACTTTGACATCAAACCTCACAACATTCTTCTTGATGAGAACTTCACTGCTAAAATTTCCGACTTTGGTCTTGCGAGATTTTCCCCTAGAGATCATAACACTCTTTCTCTTACTGCTCCAAGAGGCACGATGGGATATATAGCTCCAGAAATGTTCTACAGAAACCTCGGAGGTGTTTCGTACAAAGCTGATGTTTATAGCTTCGGAATGTTGCTAATGGAAATGACCGGTCGGAGGAAGAACTTGAATGCACATGCACAAAATTCAAGCCAAATTTACTTCCCTTCCTGGATTAATGATCAACTAGAAAAGGGATTGAGTGTTGAAATTGTTGATGCCTGTGAGAATGATAAGAAAGTAGCCAAGAAGATGATCATGGTTGCATTGTGGTGCATACAACTGAAGCCGGCAGATCGCCCTTCCATGAGCAAAGTCGTAGAGATGCTTGAAGGTGAAGTCGAAGCCTTGCAGATGCCTCCGAAGCCTTTCTTCTGTCCCCAAGAGATGCCGATGCAAGATCCGGTTGATGACACGGACAGAGAAGAGGATACGATCTCCATGGTATAA
- the LOC137722757 gene encoding uncharacterized protein, translating into MLRRIRLLACVIAISFVVCHDAKEEENCRRHASCGDLLDIRYPFRLRNGSEVNCPSYPPIQLSCEHNRTTLNLFNATYYVKAPINYENGTIHAVDPGLLNDTCPFRPLNLLTFGHFSQYPFGQPPYGLRPVGDYTFISFFDCLSPVESPHYVKINCSTTNSSSATTSYSYIMVKDGVDDLQPSCNLTGFFFVSSDITQVGSGLSFSFIRDHLRSGIELYWDGYLLDSYCYDRYQSLHCFGEGMKRDLLEAAKIIGAFLMARMILGVVILLGFCCYKLYWKKFPKHAAVEEFLLACKNRITRYSFSDIMKMMIELKIKVSQKGFWKKLLNDAVQKFLDACKNVRRRKYFYSEFKMIVVSLKQLSQGVYSKKFRKDEAVEEFLDAYKNLMPRRYSYSDIKKITMAFKDKLGQGGFGSVFKGELSDGHLVAVKMLSGSKGEGQDFINEVATIGRIHHVNVVQLIGFCSERSKRALVYDFMPNGSLEKYIFLEKEKGVVLGWDRMHEIALGVAGAIKYLHEGCDIQILHFDIKPHNILLDENLNAKISDFGLARFYPRDHNTLSLTAPRGTMGYIAPEMFYRNLGGVSYKADVYSFGMLLMEMTSRRKNLNAHVQNSSQIYFPSWIYDQLEKGLSVEIVDACENDKKVAKKMIMVALWCIQLKPADRPSMSKVVEMLEGEVEALQIPPKPFFCPQEMPMQDPVDDTDSEEDTISMV; encoded by the exons ATGCTGAGAAGAATCCGGTTACTAGCATGTGTTATAGCTATCAGCTTTGTAGTGTGTCATGATgctaaggaagaagaaaactgtCGGAGGCATGCTTCATGTGGAGATCTTCTAGACATTCGATACCCTTTTAGACTGAGAAACGGTTCTGAAGTTAATTGCCCCAGCTATCCACCTATCCAGTTATCGTGCGAGCATAATCGAACCACCTTGAATCTCTTCAATGCTACATATTATGTCAAAGCGCCAATCAACTATGAGAATGGTACAATCCATGCTGTGGATCCTGGCTTGCTAAACGACACTTGCCCTTTTAGGCCACTCAACTTGTTAACGTTTGGTCATTTCAGCCAATATCCATTCGGCCAACCTCCATATGGACTTCGGCCAGTTGGTGATTACACTTTTATATCCTTCTTCGATTGCTTGTCACCCGTTGAGTCTCCGCATTACGTAAAAATCAACTGCAGTACTACCAACTCATCATCTGCTACAACCTCATATTCTTATATTATGGTGAAAGATGGAGTGGACGATCTTCAGCCCTCTTGTAATCTGACCggattcttttttgtttcctctgACATCACACAAGTTGGAAGTGgcctttcattttctttcatccGTGATCATTTGAGAAGCGGTATAGAGCTTTATTGGGATGGATATCTCCTCGACAGTTACTGCTACGACCGATACCAATCCCTCCACT GTTTCGGTGAAGGCATGAAGCGCG ATCTCCTAGAAGCCGCCAAGATCATCG GGGCGTTTCTGATGGCGCGAATGATACTCGGCGTTGTTATTTTGTTGGGTTTCTGTTGCTACAAACTGTACTGGAAAAAGTTCCCAAAGCATGCAGCAGTAGAAGAATTCTTGCTTGCTTGCAAGAATCGAATAACAAGGTATTCATTTTCGGATATCATGAAAATGATgattgaattaaaaattaaagtcaGTCAAAAAGGCTTTTGGAAAAAGCTCCTGAATGATGCAGTTCAAAAGTTCTTGGATGCATGCAAGAATGTTAGAAGAAGAAAGTACTTTTATTCAGAATTCAAGATGATTGTAGTTTCTTTAAAACAACTAAGTCAAGGAGTCTATTCGAAAAAATTCCGAAAGGACGAGGCAGTTGAAGAATTCTTGGATGCATACAAGAATCTTATGCCCAGAAGGTATTCATATTCAGATATTAAGAAGATTACAATGGCTTTCAAAGATAAACTCGGACAGGGGGGCTTTGGTTCCGTCTTCAAGGGAGAGCTGTCGGATGGTCATCTTGTTGCAGTCAAGATGTTGAGTGGATCCAAAGGTGAAGGGCAAGATTTCATCAATGAAGTTGCCACAATTGGAAGAATCCATCATGTCAATGTGGTGCAACTAATTGGATTCTGTTCTGAGAGATCGAAAAGAGCTCTTGTTTATGATTTCATGCCTAATGGATCCCtcgaaaaatatatatttttggagaaagaaaaaggCGTTGTTCTTGGTTGGGATAGAATGCACGAGATAGCTCTCGGGGTGGCTGGTGCAATCAAATATCTACACGAGGGATGTGATATACAAATTCTGCACTTCGACATCAAACCCCACAACATTCTTCTTGATGAGAACCTCAATGCTAAAATCTCCGACTTTGGTCTTGCAAGATTTTACCCTAGAGATCATAACACTCTTTCTCTTACTGCTCCAAGAGGCACGATGGGATATATAGCTCCAGAAATGTTCTACAGAAACCTCGGAGGCGTTTCGTACAAAGCTGATGTTTATAGCTTCGGAATGTTGCTAATGGAAATGACCAGTCGGAGGAAGAACTTGAATGCACATGTACAAAATTCAAGCCAAATTTACTTCCCTTCCTGGATTTATGATCAACTAGAAAAGGGATTGAGTGTTGAAATTGTTGATGCCTGTGAGAATGATAAGAAAGTAGCCAAGAAGATGATCATGGTTGCATTGTGGTGCATACAACTGAAGCCGGCGGATCGCCCTTCCATGAGCAAAGTCGTAGAGATGCTTGAAGGTGAAGTCGAAGCCTTGCAGATACCTCCGAAGCCTTTCTTCTGTCCCCAAGAGATGCCGATGCAAGATCCGGTTGATGACACGGACAGTGAAGAGGATACGATCTCCATGGTATAA
- the LOC137722758 gene encoding rust resistance kinase Lr10-like, producing MNIDSQLLQPLFFLLVIFFATAINVVPSKAAADDHGADCPISRCRDHGPVIKFPFRLKDDPPHCGHPQFEVSCLQNKTMIQLSSSSGLFPIRTIDYEWKQFRVYDANGCLPRRLLNFTISSNSSQLFHISYDYRSHDYLCFNRDSLTNLTLLNCSTDQNLTRTFNANYFPISCLSVPGHQVLAFPPHASVTDLPVPTCSTWRKLQYLPLRSVDANYNRYACDLDSFLWLEWEPWYNFPSCQYCGGYCEPNSSSNQLQCYRSYSVVQYPPQYPPQQQKVSGHASSRTSIILGASVASFALISAVAAVVFFFHVKRSKSVQEKENQLKVERFLKDHKSHVPTRYSYADIKKMTNGFKKKLGEGGFGSVYSGELPINGVPVAVKVLADSKGNGEDFVNEVGTIGRIHHVNVVRLLGFSAEVGKRALIYELMPNRSLENFITSKDQSNNTLFDWQKLHNIVNGIAKGIEYLHQGCDRMILHFDIKPRNILLDHDFSPKISDFGLAKLCSKEDSIVSMTAARGTVGYIAPEVFNGNFGNVSHKSDVYSFGMLVLEIVGARKETALASGNNEVYFPELVYNRLVQGEELDLKLDTDEDTQIAKKLVIVALWCIQWYPVNRPPMKAVVRMLEGGSENLSMPPNPFASTSAQTDQPRTTLSS from the exons ATGAATATCGATAGCCAACTCCTCCAACCTCTGTTTTTCTTGCTTGTAATTTTCTTCGCCACGGCCATTAATGTTGTACCAAGCAAAGCAGCAGCCGATGATCATGGCGCTGACTGCCCAATTTCACGGTGTAGGGATCATGGTCCCGTTATCAAGTTTCCCTTTCGCCTAAAAGACGATCCCCCACACTGTGGCCATCCACAGTTTGAGGTTTCTTGCTTGCAAAACAAGACAATGATTCAGCTCTCATCGTCATCAGGACTGTTTCCAATACGAACAATAGATTACGAATGGAAACAGTTTCGCGTCTACGATGCAAATGGTTGCCTCCCCAGACGCCTTCTTAACTTTACCATCTCCAGCAACTCATCTCAGCTCTTTCATATCTCCTATGATTACCGGTCCCATGATTACCTGTGTTTCAACCGGGATTCATTAACTAATCTTACATTATTAAACTGTTCCACAGATCAAAACTTGACCAGAACCTTCAATGCGAACTACTTTCCTATCAGCTGTCTCAGTGTCCCAGGGCACCAAGTTCTGGCTTTTCCACCCCATGCTTCTGTCACTGATTTGCCTGTGCCAACTTGTAGCACTTGGAGAAAACTCCAATATCTTCCGTTACGAAGCGTGGATGCTAATTACAACAGATACGCGTGTGACTTGGACAGTTTTCTGTGGCTGGAATGGGAACCATGGTATAATTTCCCATCATGCCAATACTGTGGGGGATATTGCGAGCCCAATAGCAGCAGCAATCAGTTGCAGTGCTATCGTTCTTATTCCGTCGTTCAGTATCCTCCACAATATCCTCCACAACAGCAAAAAG TTTCAGGCCATGCATCAAGTAGGACGTCGATTATCTTGGGAGCGAGCGTAGCTTCATTTGCTCTTATATCAGCGGTGGCAGCagtagtattttttttccatGTAAAACGATCAAAGAGCGTACAGGAGAAAGAGAATCAACTCAAAGTTGAAAGGTTCCTGAAGGATCACAAATCTCACGTACCAACGAGATACTCCTACGCCGATATTAAAAAGATGACAAATGGATTCAAGAAAAAGTTAGGTGAAGGAGGTTTCGGAAGCGTTTACAGTGGAGAGCTTCCAATTAATGGAGTTCCAGTCGCCGTAAAAGTCCTCGCTGACTCGAAAGGAAATGGAGAAGATTTTGTTAATGAAGTGGGAACCATTGGCAGAATTCATCATGTCAATGTGGTTCGTCTACTAGGTTTTTCTGCCGAAGTAGGCAAACGTGCGCTTATTTACGAGCTCATGCCAAACAGGTCCCTAGAGAACTTCATCACATCTAAAGATCAATCCAATAACACTTTGTTTGATTGGCAGAAACTTCATAACATCGTCAATGGTATAGCGAAGGGAATCGAGTATCTTCACCAAGGGTGCGACCGCATGATCCTCCACTTCGATATCAAGCCTCGTAACATACTGTTAGACCATGATTTCAGTCCTAAGATCTCGGATTTTGGTCTGGCTAAACTGTGTTCCAAAGAAGACAGTATCGTATCTATGACAGCTGCTAGAGGCACCGTGGGCTACATTGCACCAGAAGTGTTTAACGGGAACTTTGGGAACGTGTCACACAAGTCAGATGTGTACAGTTTCGGGATGCTGGTGCTTGAGATTGTTGGAGCTAGGAAGGAAACTGCTCTTGCTTCTGGCAACAATGAGGTCTACTTTCCAGAGTTGGTCTACAATCGTCTCGTTCAAGGAGAAGAGTTGGATTTGAAGCTAGATACCGATGAGGACACTCAGATTGCTAAGAAACTAGTGATTGTGGCACTTTGGTGCATCCAGTGGTACCCGGTGAATCGCCCTCCCATGAAAGCAGTTGTTAGAATGCTAGAAGGAGGCTCTGAAAACTTGAGCATGCCACCAAATCCATTTGCTTCCACAAGTGCACAGACAGATCAACCGAGAACAACACTGTCAAGTTAA